Genomic DNA from Bacteroides zhangwenhongii:
TACTCCTAACGGTTTACCTACTTCTGTCAGAACCGTACCACCGGCTATTTCCGTCTGATAACTTTCGCCTTTCAATCGGGTTACCTTGTTCTTATAGTGTGAAGCGGTAATCCCCAAATCCCATTTTAGGGAAGCTGTATTCAACAGGCGGGCATTGACAGCCACGTCCACTCCTATATTTCTCATTTCCCCTCCATTATCCACATAAGTCGAGTATCCCGAAAAAGGAGTCACGGAAGAGTAGGTAAGCATATCCTTTACTTTCGAGCGATATACATCAGCGCTTAAAGACAAACGTTCGTTCATAAGCGCTACATCCAAACCAATATTCAGTTTGCCCACCCGCTCCGGTTTCAGATTCAGATTAACCAGATTGCCGCATACCAATCCGTAGTTACCCATCAGATTTTGTGAAGTATAATAGCGACTCCCTGTATAATTGCCGATATCGTCATTCCCGGCTACCGAATATCCTGCACGTATTTTCAGCAGGTCTATCCATGACAGTTCTTTCATAAATTTCTCCGACGATAATACCCAAGCGGCAGACACAGCCGGGAAAAGCCGGAAGAAGCCGACATTCTGTCCATAGCGGGAGGAAGCATCCGTCGACAATGTAGCATTGACAAAATAGCGGTTCTTCAAAGAGTAAGCCGCATTGCCATAGATGGAAAACCAGTTCCATGTTCCGAGTGCCCCTCCCATCTGCCGCAATGCATCCAAACCGGACTGCAAAGATTTAAACTCATCACTCGACGAATTATACGCCTTCGTCCAGTCGTCTTCCGCCTTATTGGTGGCATATCGTAAACCTACGGTTGCATCCAATTGATGTTCCGGACCGAATTTGAACAAGTAGTTGGCACGCGTTTCATCAAACAGCGAGAAAATACGCTCCGTATGATATTGCATTTCGTTTGTCACCAATGCAGTAGGGAGCTCATCGTACGGAATCCCTTGTCCCGGGTGAAAGATACTCTCTTTCGCTTTAGTCAGACGAAGTCCGAACCGCGTGCTCAAAGTCAGATTCTTCCATATATTATACTTCACATGAATGTTAGCCGTAAAACCATAATTGGAATTTTCCTGCTGCACACTGCCGGTCACTGCCGCCGGATTTGCCATACCGAAGAGATCCGTATCTTCATAATTCGGTGAGAGCTGATCCTGTTCATTATATACATAGCTTGACATAAAAGGCGACTTGACCAAAGAAGAGTAAATCGGATTCAACGGAGTCGCATTTCCTTCTTGCATCAAGTTCTTCTTACCATAGACAAAATTCATGTTTGTCTGTACCATAAACTTCTGTGAAAAAGTAATATCCGTATTGATTCTTGCAGAGAAACGGTTAAAGTCCGTACCTTTCACTACTCCTTCATTTTGCAGATACCCCAACGACAAAGCATACACGGCAACATCGTCACCACCGGTCACCCCTATTGAATAGTTATTCTTCAAACCTTCTACAAACAACTCATCCTGCCAATCGGTGCTTTTGTTATACCGATAGAAGTCCGGATTACCTTCATATCCCCAAGCTTGCTGTACAGGTCTTTCATTATTTATGAAAGGCAGTTTTTGAATATCACTACTAGAATATCCCCGACTTTGATATACATCCATCAGATAACGTTTCGACTGAGCAGCATCCAACATCGGAATACTACCAGGTTTCATATTCATCCCCATCACCGCTTGCG
This window encodes:
- a CDS encoding SusC/RagA family TonB-linked outer membrane protein, with protein sequence MNKIKYIFLLLACVFALSANAQKFNKKIRTLKVKKRIEYKEKVSGTVVEAATGNPVNGIRVTVSDISAAMTDETGKFSIKVPSYDVELLISGPGYQQKRVALKGRNEVNIRIYDETHKSVFGNVTTPLGEVAGSHLTTSVVQLDGDNSLNPSTSGETLLQGTVAGLNVISRSGMENAGMNMFMRGFNSIYANNQPLLIIDGMVIENISAGTSLINGYLSTPFCDIDVKDIDRITVLKDATTLYGVKGANGAIVVETRRGKDPETRITAQAVMGMNMKPGSIPMLDAAQSKRYLMDVYQSRGYSSSDIQKLPFINNERPVQQAWGYEGNPDFYRYNKSTDWQDELFVEGLKNNYSIGVTGGDDVAVYALSLGYLQNEGVVKGTDFNRFSARINTDITFSQKFMVQTNMNFVYGKKNLMQEGNATPLNPIYSSLVKSPFMSSYVYNEQDQLSPNYEDTDLFGMANPAAVTGSVQQENSNYGFTANIHVKYNIWKNLTLSTRFGLRLTKAKESIFHPGQGIPYDELPTALVTNEMQYHTERIFSLFDETRANYLFKFGPEHQLDATVGLRYATNKAEDDWTKAYNSSSDEFKSLQSGLDALRQMGGALGTWNWFSIYGNAAYSLKNRYFVNATLSTDASSRYGQNVGFFRLFPAVSAAWVLSSEKFMKELSWIDLLKIRAGYSVAGNDDIGNYTGSRYYTSQNLMGNYGLVCGNLVNLNLKPERVGKLNIGLDVALMNERLSLSADVYRSKVKDMLTYSSVTPFSGYSTYVDNGGEMRNIGVDVAVNARLLNTASLKWDLGITASHYKNKVTRLKGESYQTEIAGGTVLTEVGKPLGVFYGYRTNGVYSTETEAQTDGLNVRSGLKDLPFGAGDMRFVNMNGDKYIDEKDRTVIGDPNPDVYGGLNTRILWKNFTLSAQFTYSVGNDIYNYTRQTLEAMSGMENQTKAVMNRWRMDGQAASMPKATYGDPMQNSRFSDRWIEDGSFLKFKNLTLAYDVPIKKGIVTGLQVYAVAENLCTWTAYKGYDPESSISTSPLSYGIDSFTTPQARTFYVGLKLGL